A single region of the Salipaludibacillus sp. LMS25 genome encodes:
- a CDS encoding spore coat protein → MNQILEKITGMTGLTDQVIATDLLVSAKSGIKNYALAITETASPQIRQTLIQQLEDEIVLHQRISNYMIDHGYYHPHNTAEQQAVDLKTAEAALNLAKDH, encoded by the coding sequence GTGAATCAAATATTAGAAAAAATAACAGGCATGACTGGGTTGACAGACCAAGTAATAGCCACTGATTTACTCGTGTCTGCTAAAAGTGGAATCAAAAATTATGCGCTGGCGATTACTGAGACAGCGTCTCCCCAAATAAGACAGACCCTTATTCAACAGCTAGAAGATGAAATAGTCCTTCATCAACGTATTTCTAACTATATGATTGACCACGGCTACTATCATCCGCACAATACAGCTGAACAGCAAGCCGTTGATTTAAAAACAGCTGAAGCCGCATTAAACTTGGCAAAGGATCATTAA
- a CDS encoding DUF2521 family protein, translating to MTCLTNLELPFIPDICRYEISVSMDTKSTKREEKRGVVMGMNVIFTLGEKRKEKQWKYQRSMLRTLSINDMKKDVQRRFFAHEMEETVSQLYLQDFCLDVGIDAFLLGAEFARFGYYGEPEFVVMRRCAGEINMQIDQTVAQFVAWLKLDEAQAEVYKEVATGYIYEWWRQGFDEGRKRHQLKLH from the coding sequence ATGACGTGTTTAACGAATCTTGAACTCCCTTTTATACCAGATATTTGCCGTTATGAAATAAGTGTTTCAATGGACACTAAGAGTACGAAAAGAGAGGAAAAAAGGGGAGTAGTAATGGGGATGAATGTGATTTTTACGTTAGGAGAAAAGCGAAAGGAAAAGCAATGGAAATATCAACGAAGCATGCTCCGGACGTTATCTATAAACGATATGAAAAAAGATGTCCAACGCCGGTTTTTCGCACATGAAATGGAGGAAACCGTTTCGCAATTGTATTTACAGGACTTTTGCTTGGATGTGGGCATTGATGCTTTCTTATTAGGAGCTGAGTTTGCCCGTTTTGGTTACTACGGTGAACCAGAATTTGTGGTCATGAGGCGATGTGCAGGGGAGATAAACATGCAAATCGACCAAACAGTGGCCCAGTTTGTGGCATGGCTTAAATTAGATGAGGCACAAGCAGAAGTCTATAAAGAAGTAGCCACAGGATATATATATGAGTGGTGGCGCCAAGGATTTGATGAAGGGAGAAAACGGCATCAACTTAAATTACATTAA